In Dama dama isolate Ldn47 chromosome 20, ASM3311817v1, whole genome shotgun sequence, a single window of DNA contains:
- the LOC133074461 gene encoding olfactory receptor 10K2, translating into MECVNETLVTEFVFLGFSSLAGLQRLLFAVFLLVYLFTLGTNAIIISTIVLDRALHTPMYFFLAVLSCFETCYTFVIVPKMLVDLLAQKKAISFLGCAIQMFSFLFLGCSHSFLLAAMGYDRYVAICDPLRYTVLMGHGVCLGLVAAACACGFIVAQIITSLVFHLPFHSSNQLHHFFCDISPVLKVASYHTHFSQIVIIMLCSLVLVIPLLLILVSYVHIISAILHFPSTLGRYKAFSTCASHLIIVIVHYGCASFIYLRLKSYYSSSQDVLISVSYTILTPLFNPMIYSLRNKEFKSALQRVVGRTICLS; encoded by the coding sequence ATGGAGTGTGTCAATGAGACCTTGGTAACAGAGTTTGTCTTCCTTGGCTTCTCCTCTCTGGCTGGGCTGCAGCGGCTGCTCTTTGCTGTCTTCCTGCTCGTCTACCTGTTCACCCTGGGTACCAATGCCATCATCATCTCCACCATTGTGCTGGACAGagccctccacacccccatgtacttcttccttgcTGTACTCTCCTGTTTTGAGACTTGTTACACCTTCGTCATTGTACCCAAGATGCTGGTTGACCTGCTGGCCCAGAAGAAGGCCATCTCCTTTCTGGGCTGTGCTATCCAgatgttttccttcctctttctaggTTGCTCTCACTCCTTCCTGCTGGCAGCCATGGGTTATGatcgctacgtggccatctgtgACCCTCTGCGCTACACAGTGCTCATGGGGCATGGGGTGTGTTTGGGACTTGTGGCTGCTGCCTGTGCCTGTGGCTTTATTGTTGCACAGATCATCACATCCTTGGTATTTCACCTGCCCTTTCACTCCTCCAACCAACTACaccacttcttctgtgacatCTCTCCTGTTCTGAAGGTAGCATCTTACCATACCCACTTTAGTCAGATTGTCATTATCATGCTCTGCTCATTGGTCCTGGTTATCCCCCTGCTGTTGATTTTGGTATCTTATGTTCACATCATCTCTGCCATACTCCACTTTCCTTCCACATTAGGCAGGTACAAAGCTTTTTCCACCTGTGCTTCTCACCTCATTATTGTCATTGTCCACTATGGCTGTGCCTCCTTTATCTACTTAAGGCTTAAATCCTACTATTCCTCAAGCCAGGATGTTCTCATATCAGTATCCTACACAATCCTAACTCCGTTGTTCAATCCTATGATTTACAGTTTGAGAAATAAAGAGTTCAAATCGGCTCTTCAAAGAGTTGTGGGAAGAACAATTTGTTTATCATGA